One window of the Salvia splendens isolate huo1 chromosome 1, SspV2, whole genome shotgun sequence genome contains the following:
- the LOC121762693 gene encoding acidic leucine-rich nuclear phosphoprotein 32 family member B-like, whose protein sequence is MVTPIVPPANTGDKGVEIWEGDREGIDGDEGSGDRTDEGSGDRTSEGVESGEHSKDVEEEILDDEDVEGEIQEESKADEREDEIVQGDNDEEDGTEKVDMDVDRLELSDTPELIEATKFIVVPDEGLELGGHTDHCKDKSTE, encoded by the exons ATGGTCACGCCTATAGTTCCACCCGCTAATACAGGGGATAAAGGAGTAGAGATATGGGAAGGGGAT AGGGAAGGGATTGATGGGGATGAGGGTAGTGGTGATAGGACTGATGAGGGTAGTGGTGATAGGACTAGTGAGGGTGTTGAGAGTGGTGAACACAGTAAGGATGTTGAGGAAGAAATCCTtgatgatgaggatgttgaGGGAGAAATCCAGGAGGAGTCGAAGGCTGATGAAAGAGAAGATGAGATCGTTCAGGGAGACAATGACGAAGAAGATGGGACTGAGAAGGTCGATATGGATGTAGACAGACTCGAACTGTCCGATACGCCTGAACTTATTGAGGCGACCAAATTCATCGTAGTACCGGACGAGGGGCTAGAGTTGGGAGGACACACCGACCACTGCAAGGACAAATCGACGGAATAA
- the LOC121746048 gene encoding uncharacterized protein LOC121746048 isoform X1, whose translation MAIMDLLRAYPNFGELAFNSRGLFPGKLGNSSAAAYAFSLPFAFGALLGNGVTQYAYCDVGATLSEDYLSKIRVASGKIFQNDALTYSTKQYDIQMKPLFSAFHWKALTMTSLRSFSIFYLPLLEPHLCMEEDEDDFLADDMGENKIDLVIPFKKSVRQIMLETTVITTRRLLERVVVYYGSQRMAWKILKDVPHSALRKAGRHMSIFKYIYCVGRTTFRGHFLGVLASWIVHIGIDIYQFFSSVSKARKVIDSNVDKTKQVRILRRKVSGATVGCCASLFFASVGAGIGASLTRPSVGQWIGSGLGDVAGPIIIAFCFEKARGEI comes from the exons ATGGCGATAATGGATCTATTACGAGCATATCCCAATTTTGGTGAGCTAGCGTTTAATTCAAGAGGATTATTCCCTGGAAAATTAGGCAACTCTTCCGCAGCTGCGTACGCCTTCAGCCTCCCTTTCGCTTTTGGGGCTTTACTTGG GAATGGAGTGACGCAATATGCTTATTGCGATGTTGGTGCCACGTTAAGCGAAGATTATCTTTCTAAAATACGGGTTGCATCTGGAAAAATCTTCCAAAATGATGCCCTGACATACAGTACAAAGCAGTATGATATTCAAATGAAGCCACTTTTCTCAGCTTTCCACTGGAAAGCTCTCACGATGACATCACTGAGGTCATTTTCGATATTCTATCTTCCTCTTCTAGAACCACACTTATGCATGGAAGAGGATGAAGACGACTTCCTAGCAGATGATAtgggagaaaataaaatagacttGGTGATTCCTTTTAAAAAATCAGTTAGACAAATAATGCTTGAG ACGACAGTAATCACAACAAGGCGCCTTCTTGAAAGAGTTGTAGTTTATTATGGTTCACAACGCATGGCATGGAAAATTCTCAAAG ATGTCCCCCATTCCGCCCTTCGGAAGGCTGGAAGACATATGTCGATTTTCAAATACATATACTGTGTCGGTAGAACTACTTTTAGAG GACATTTCTTAGGAGTTTTAGCTTCATGGATTGTTCACATTGGCATAGACATCTACCAGTTCTTTTCTTCTGTTTCCAAAGCCAGAAAAGTCATAGACTCAAACGTTGACAAAACGAAACAAGTAAGAATTCTTAGAAGAAAGGTCTCGGGTGCCACTGTCGGGTGTTGTGCTTCACTCTTCTTCGCCTCAGTAGGGGCCGGAATAGGGGCGAGTTTAACTCGCCCTTCTGTAGGACAATGGATTG gaAGTGGCTTGGGGGATGTAGCAGGGCCTATTATCATCGCCTTTTGTTTTGAAAAAGCTCGTGGTGAGATCTAA
- the LOC121746048 gene encoding uncharacterized protein LOC121746048 isoform X2, producing MVKLVKPNVIWSRNGVTQYAYCDVGATLSEDYLSKIRVASGKIFQNDALTYSTKQYDIQMKPLFSAFHWKALTMTSLRSFSIFYLPLLEPHLCMEEDEDDFLADDMGENKIDLVIPFKKSVRQIMLETTVITTRRLLERVVVYYGSQRMAWKILKDVPHSALRKAGRHMSIFKYIYCVGRTTFRGHFLGVLASWIVHIGIDIYQFFSSVSKARKVIDSNVDKTKQVRILRRKVSGATVGCCASLFFASVGAGIGASLTRPSVGQWIGSGLGDVAGPIIIAFCFEKARGEI from the exons ATGGTCAAGCTGGTGAAGCCAAACGTAATTTGGTCGAG GAATGGAGTGACGCAATATGCTTATTGCGATGTTGGTGCCACGTTAAGCGAAGATTATCTTTCTAAAATACGGGTTGCATCTGGAAAAATCTTCCAAAATGATGCCCTGACATACAGTACAAAGCAGTATGATATTCAAATGAAGCCACTTTTCTCAGCTTTCCACTGGAAAGCTCTCACGATGACATCACTGAGGTCATTTTCGATATTCTATCTTCCTCTTCTAGAACCACACTTATGCATGGAAGAGGATGAAGACGACTTCCTAGCAGATGATAtgggagaaaataaaatagacttGGTGATTCCTTTTAAAAAATCAGTTAGACAAATAATGCTTGAG ACGACAGTAATCACAACAAGGCGCCTTCTTGAAAGAGTTGTAGTTTATTATGGTTCACAACGCATGGCATGGAAAATTCTCAAAG ATGTCCCCCATTCCGCCCTTCGGAAGGCTGGAAGACATATGTCGATTTTCAAATACATATACTGTGTCGGTAGAACTACTTTTAGAG GACATTTCTTAGGAGTTTTAGCTTCATGGATTGTTCACATTGGCATAGACATCTACCAGTTCTTTTCTTCTGTTTCCAAAGCCAGAAAAGTCATAGACTCAAACGTTGACAAAACGAAACAAGTAAGAATTCTTAGAAGAAAGGTCTCGGGTGCCACTGTCGGGTGTTGTGCTTCACTCTTCTTCGCCTCAGTAGGGGCCGGAATAGGGGCGAGTTTAACTCGCCCTTCTGTAGGACAATGGATTG gaAGTGGCTTGGGGGATGTAGCAGGGCCTATTATCATCGCCTTTTGTTTTGAAAAAGCTCGTGGTGAGATCTAA